One window from the genome of Candidatus Didemnitutus sp. encodes:
- a CDS encoding class I SAM-dependent DNA methyltransferase: MTVAEFKKKWLRYQGKETSAYQEHFNDLCHLLGLPTPAEADPTGSDWFCFQKRVVKDLELYAVEPDGSEAPKEKRGFADVWRKDAFAWEYKGKHKDLDEAYRQLQRYRESLLNPPLLVVCDFENFIIRTNFNGTVQEVHDFHLTRIDDPKNWRILRALFTDPESLRPVRTTAEVTEALARHIAEIAKSLQKREAVELADAKTRAEMNFAQRKNLRIARFLNRLVFCFFAEDTGLLPPDLFSNLLKGGLDDPHHLATTMENLFAVMATGGTFGKDKIRHFNGHLFEEATVFELTDDELKLLAEAGEYSWQFIQPSIMGTLFERALEPEQRSQLGAHYTSEADIKTLVEPVLMAPLRREWSALKRTLAHAYAKGKGTPAQRDELAAFQKQLADTTVLDPACGSGNFLYVSLQLLLALEKEVLAYATQLGFKLAPKVGVSQLRAIEINPYAYELAQVSVQIGYLQWRRDNGFENDRTPVLQNLDGFHNEDALLEPHFGRKPRNLKEARADEHTVDTNLKFYTEREWPKCDVIVGNPPWKGGKLLRRMLGDDYVVALFSTFDHRVEPQADLCCYWFEKARKQIEKKECRRVGLLGTQAIRGGANREVLKRIKETGDIFFAVSDRDWVLDGANVHTSLVGFDDGSETSRQLDGSAVAQIHSNLTSQPGDTTLAQRLPSMADIAFMGDTKGGSFDIDDSTAQSWLLAPNPSGRPNSDVLVPWANGLAVTRRLAPMWIVDFGMGKKESWCAQYKAPFAHALTVVKPERAKSRTTVGTWWQHERARPDLHAALSPLPRFLVMPRVAKHQLFVWMQRPLLPDSAVFAFADSGDALFGFLHSRHHRIWAGKQGTQVRERESGFRYTPTTCFETFPFPFALKDPLPQGESTPQSEAASAHHFFAKEPAAPYGEAAHRAAIAAAAKELNDLRERWLNPPEWTKTVTLEFPGSVGGPWSRFIDTTTVNAAGVGTVRYPRLEPRNEKCAAELKKRTLTALYNERPAWLDHAHQKLDAAVAAAYGWPADLSDEQILERLLALNLSRAAAETAATAKPKTRKPQREKSDDELI, encoded by the coding sequence ATGACCGTCGCCGAATTCAAAAAGAAGTGGCTCCGCTACCAAGGCAAGGAGACCTCCGCCTATCAGGAGCACTTTAACGACCTCTGCCATCTTCTCGGCCTCCCCACTCCGGCCGAGGCCGACCCCACCGGCAGCGATTGGTTCTGCTTCCAGAAGCGCGTCGTCAAGGACCTCGAACTCTACGCCGTCGAGCCCGACGGCTCCGAAGCTCCGAAGGAAAAACGCGGCTTCGCCGACGTGTGGCGCAAGGACGCCTTCGCCTGGGAATACAAGGGCAAGCACAAGGACCTCGACGAGGCCTACCGCCAGCTCCAGCGCTACCGCGAGTCGCTCCTCAACCCGCCTCTGCTCGTCGTCTGCGATTTCGAAAACTTCATCATCCGCACCAATTTCAACGGCACGGTGCAGGAGGTCCACGACTTCCACCTCACACGCATCGACGACCCGAAGAACTGGCGCATCCTCCGCGCGCTCTTCACCGATCCGGAGTCGCTCCGACCCGTCCGCACCACCGCCGAAGTCACCGAGGCGCTCGCCCGCCACATCGCCGAGATCGCCAAATCCCTCCAGAAGCGCGAAGCCGTCGAACTCGCCGACGCGAAGACGCGCGCCGAGATGAATTTTGCCCAGCGCAAAAATCTCCGCATCGCCCGCTTCCTGAATCGTCTCGTCTTCTGCTTCTTCGCCGAGGACACCGGCCTCCTCCCGCCCGATCTCTTCTCCAATCTCCTCAAGGGCGGCCTCGACGACCCGCACCACCTCGCCACGACGATGGAGAACCTCTTCGCCGTCATGGCCACCGGCGGCACTTTCGGGAAGGACAAGATCCGCCACTTCAACGGCCATCTCTTCGAGGAAGCCACCGTCTTCGAACTCACCGACGACGAGTTGAAGCTCCTCGCCGAGGCCGGCGAATACAGCTGGCAGTTCATCCAGCCCAGCATCATGGGCACGTTGTTCGAGCGCGCGCTGGAGCCGGAGCAGCGCTCCCAACTCGGTGCGCACTACACCAGCGAGGCCGACATCAAGACGCTCGTGGAGCCCGTGCTCATGGCCCCGCTGCGCCGCGAGTGGTCTGCGCTCAAGCGCACGCTCGCTCACGCCTACGCCAAGGGCAAAGGCACGCCCGCGCAGCGCGACGAGCTGGCCGCGTTTCAGAAGCAACTCGCCGACACCACCGTGCTCGATCCCGCCTGCGGCAGCGGCAATTTCCTCTACGTCTCGCTCCAGCTCCTCCTCGCGCTCGAAAAGGAGGTCCTCGCCTACGCCACGCAGCTCGGCTTCAAGCTCGCGCCGAAAGTCGGCGTGTCGCAGCTCCGCGCCATCGAGATCAACCCTTACGCCTACGAACTCGCGCAGGTCTCCGTGCAGATCGGCTACCTCCAGTGGCGGCGCGACAATGGCTTCGAAAACGACCGCACGCCCGTCCTGCAAAACCTCGACGGTTTCCACAACGAGGACGCGCTGCTCGAGCCTCACTTCGGCCGCAAGCCCCGCAACCTCAAGGAAGCTCGCGCCGACGAGCACACCGTCGATACGAATCTGAAATTCTACACCGAGCGCGAATGGCCCAAGTGCGACGTGATTGTGGGCAATCCGCCATGGAAAGGCGGCAAGCTTCTACGTCGCATGCTTGGCGACGACTACGTTGTAGCGCTGTTCTCTACATTCGACCACCGAGTCGAACCGCAAGCTGACTTGTGCTGCTACTGGTTCGAGAAGGCGCGAAAACAGATCGAGAAAAAAGAATGCCGCCGCGTCGGGCTGCTTGGCACCCAAGCTATCCGCGGCGGAGCTAACCGCGAGGTCTTGAAGCGTATCAAGGAGACGGGCGACATTTTCTTCGCCGTCAGCGACCGTGATTGGGTGCTCGACGGTGCAAATGTCCATACCTCGCTGGTCGGCTTCGACGACGGCAGCGAGACCAGCCGTCAGCTCGACGGCTCCGCTGTGGCGCAAATCCACTCCAATCTCACCTCCCAACCCGGCGACACGACACTCGCTCAGCGGCTGCCCTCGATGGCCGACATCGCCTTCATGGGTGACACCAAGGGCGGCTCGTTCGACATCGACGACTCCACAGCGCAGAGCTGGCTTCTCGCACCGAACCCGAGCGGAAGGCCCAATTCCGACGTTCTGGTTCCGTGGGCCAACGGATTGGCTGTCACCCGACGACTGGCTCCGATGTGGATTGTGGACTTCGGGATGGGGAAGAAAGAATCTTGGTGCGCGCAATACAAAGCGCCATTCGCCCATGCGCTCACGGTCGTGAAACCGGAAAGAGCCAAATCCCGCACCACAGTCGGAACATGGTGGCAGCATGAACGGGCACGACCCGATCTCCACGCCGCTCTTTCACCATTGCCACGCTTCTTGGTCATGCCGCGCGTCGCGAAGCATCAGTTGTTCGTCTGGATGCAGCGTCCATTGCTCCCGGACAGTGCGGTCTTCGCCTTTGCGGATTCGGGTGACGCGCTTTTCGGATTTCTTCACTCCCGACACCATAGGATTTGGGCAGGCAAACAGGGCACCCAAGTTCGCGAACGCGAATCCGGTTTCCGCTACACGCCGACGACCTGCTTCGAGACCTTCCCCTTCCCGTTCGCGCTGAAGGATCCGTTGCCGCAGGGCGAGAGCACGCCGCAATCCGAGGCCGCGTCCGCGCACCACTTCTTCGCCAAGGAACCCGCCGCGCCCTACGGCGAGGCCGCGCACCGCGCCGCCATCGCCGCCGCCGCGAAGGAATTGAACGACCTCCGCGAGCGCTGGCTGAATCCGCCCGAGTGGACGAAGACGGTGACGCTCGAATTCCCCGGCTCCGTCGGCGGCCCGTGGTCGCGCTTCATCGACACCACGACCGTCAACGCCGCTGGCGTCGGCACCGTCCGCTACCCGCGCCTCGAACCGCGCAACGAGAAATGCGCCGCCGAGTTGAAGAAGCGCACGCTCACCGCCCTCTATAACGAGCGCCCCGCCTGGCTCGACCACGCGCATCAGAAACTCGATGCCGCCGTCGCCGCCGCCTACGGCTGGCCCGCCGATCTCAGCGACGAGCAAATTCTCGAACGCCTCCTCGCGTTGAATCTCTCGCGTGCCGCCGCCGAGACCGCCGCCACTGCGAAACCAAAGACCCGCAAGCCCCAGCGCGAAAAATCCGACGACGAGTTAATCTGA
- the tadA gene encoding Flp pilus assembly complex ATPase component TadA encodes MANPSNLTGTLRRSLLIKVISKPAPSREDVASVIELTASKVVEALQAQSMTLYLVEGGEIAFKQVYYSPTLWGQDKDKEIQFKETAKKLLALRLPAGTGNVGKVISSGEPLFFSNKGAEAASLKNMNTGFEVHSMLTVPLKTNIVIGAIQVLNKEPSAGTNGQFTQKDLGMLQEVAEYSSTLIQRMLDPKFQLSAEDTAKFIARFTDLPLVTKVEDGEVDEKLVEVIGDAVIRREQVFPVKKVGPTGVSVLMTNPLDYAKRESFQTACELHIEDVRVIPASYLEELLKKHFKDSKAAAGPKVEQDDVDITEVADLIGGAYSGDGSAEVKAEELDKEDSAPIIQLVNRIIEDAYIAGASDIHIEPQEKELMVRYRIDGMCIEKLRLPKQVVGAMVARLKIMCNLDISERRLPQDGRIVFKKYTKKNIDIDLRVATGPMNHGEKVVMRILDKQKSTLPLPALGFSDENLQKYRDCIRQPYGMILHCGPTGSGKSMTLYSALGEINTPDINIQTAEDPIEYTLGGINQMQMNRQIGLTFARALRCYLRMDPDVILVGEIRDEETAGIAVEAALTGHLLVSTLHTNDAPSTVARLGEMGVEVFNISASLVCVCAQRLLRRVCKNCKVKYKPEGREWEILKKALSLEGDAPEIFKANPGGCHICGGTGYKGRVGIHELMTNSEELTEAINKEAEVAELKRVAMKNGMKTLHQDSMLKVKMGLTTMEDALANVPPDLIL; translated from the coding sequence ATGGCCAATCCCAGCAACCTCACCGGCACGCTTCGGCGTTCGCTGCTCATCAAAGTCATTTCGAAGCCGGCCCCGAGCCGCGAGGATGTCGCCTCGGTCATCGAGCTCACCGCCAGCAAGGTCGTCGAGGCCCTCCAAGCCCAGTCCATGACGCTCTACCTCGTCGAGGGTGGCGAGATCGCGTTCAAACAGGTCTACTATTCGCCCACCCTCTGGGGCCAGGACAAGGACAAGGAAATCCAGTTCAAGGAGACCGCGAAAAAACTCCTCGCGCTCCGGCTCCCCGCCGGCACCGGCAACGTCGGCAAGGTCATCTCGTCCGGCGAACCGCTTTTCTTCAGCAACAAGGGCGCCGAGGCCGCTTCGCTCAAGAACATGAACACGGGCTTCGAGGTCCACTCGATGCTCACCGTGCCGCTGAAGACCAACATCGTCATCGGCGCCATCCAGGTGCTCAACAAGGAGCCCTCCGCCGGCACCAACGGCCAGTTCACGCAGAAGGACCTCGGGATGCTGCAGGAAGTCGCGGAGTATTCCTCCACGCTCATCCAGCGCATGCTGGACCCGAAGTTCCAGCTCAGCGCCGAGGACACCGCGAAATTCATCGCGCGCTTCACCGACCTCCCGCTCGTCACCAAAGTCGAGGACGGCGAGGTCGACGAAAAACTCGTCGAAGTCATCGGCGACGCCGTCATCCGCCGCGAACAGGTTTTCCCCGTCAAGAAAGTCGGCCCCACCGGCGTCAGCGTGCTGATGACCAACCCGCTCGACTACGCCAAGCGCGAGTCGTTCCAGACCGCGTGCGAGCTGCACATCGAGGACGTGCGCGTCATCCCCGCCAGTTACCTCGAGGAACTGCTCAAGAAACACTTCAAGGACTCCAAGGCCGCCGCCGGCCCCAAGGTCGAGCAGGACGACGTCGACATCACCGAAGTCGCCGACCTCATCGGGGGCGCCTACTCCGGCGACGGCAGCGCCGAGGTGAAGGCCGAGGAACTCGACAAGGAGGACTCCGCCCCGATCATCCAGCTCGTCAACCGCATCATCGAGGACGCCTACATCGCCGGCGCGTCGGACATCCACATCGAGCCCCAGGAAAAGGAGCTCATGGTCCGCTACCGCATCGACGGCATGTGCATCGAGAAGCTCCGCCTCCCTAAGCAGGTCGTCGGTGCCATGGTCGCCCGCCTCAAGATCATGTGCAACCTCGACATCTCCGAGCGCCGGTTGCCGCAGGACGGACGCATCGTCTTCAAGAAATACACGAAGAAGAACATCGACATCGACCTTCGCGTCGCCACCGGTCCGATGAACCACGGCGAGAAGGTCGTCATGCGTATTCTGGACAAACAGAAATCCACGCTGCCGCTCCCCGCCCTCGGCTTCTCCGACGAAAACCTCCAAAAATACCGCGACTGCATCCGCCAGCCCTACGGCATGATCCTGCACTGCGGCCCGACCGGCTCCGGCAAGTCGATGACGCTCTACTCCGCGCTCGGCGAGATCAACACGCCCGACATCAACATCCAGACCGCGGAAGACCCCATCGAATACACACTCGGCGGCATCAACCAGATGCAGATGAACCGCCAGATCGGCCTCACCTTCGCGCGCGCCCTCCGCTGCTATCTCCGCATGGACCCCGACGTCATCCTCGTCGGCGAAATCCGCGACGAGGAGACCGCCGGCATCGCCGTCGAAGCCGCACTCACGGGCCACTTGCTCGTCTCCACGCTCCACACCAACGACGCGCCGTCCACCGTCGCGCGTCTCGGCGAGATGGGCGTCGAGGTGTTCAACATTTCCGCCTCGCTCGTCTGCGTCTGCGCCCAGCGCCTCCTCCGCCGCGTGTGCAAGAACTGCAAAGTGAAATACAAACCCGAGGGCCGCGAGTGGGAGATTCTCAAGAAAGCGCTCAGCCTCGAAGGCGACGCGCCCGAAATTTTCAAAGCCAACCCGGGCGGCTGCCACATCTGCGGCGGCACTGGCTACAAGGGTCGCGTCGGCATCCACGAGCTGATGACAAATTCCGAGGAGCTCACCGAGGCGATCAACAAGGAAGCCGAAGTCGCCGAGCTGAAACGCGTCGCGATGAAGAACGGCATGAAGACGCTCCACCAGGACTCGATGCTGAAGGTGAAGATGGGCCTCACGACGATGGAAGACGCCCTCGCCAACGTCCCGCCGGATCTGATCCTGTAA
- a CDS encoding restriction endonuclease — protein sequence MAIWLIRAGSHGEHEIKFGVDNRVYVTWDRKLPNLAKLPDRDALFAAMTQAYPGAKPKTVHNWVSQVWPFAHEIKKGDLVVLPLKAQPSVAIGEITGDYRYEPNGPAPFYHWRAVKWLGDAVPRTHFRQDLLHSFGAFMTICRIKRNDAEERIQAMRESNWGPDPLLGYEGEDAEQTQTDEVVPFADLEEQGRDQIAKLIAARFKEHDFTRLVDAVLRAQGYTTHVSPAGPDGGADILAGNGAMGFGGNRLVVEVKSGATAIDRPTVDKLIGAITKFGANEGLFVSRSGYKSNVQRELVTSFFKVRLWTLDDLLAAIFAHYDKLDEDIRAELPLKRVWTVATAEEE from the coding sequence ATGGCAATCTGGCTCATCCGCGCCGGCTCGCACGGCGAACACGAAATCAAATTCGGCGTCGATAACCGCGTCTACGTCACCTGGGACCGCAAGCTCCCGAATCTCGCCAAACTCCCGGATCGCGACGCATTGTTCGCGGCGATGACCCAGGCTTACCCCGGGGCGAAGCCCAAGACGGTGCACAACTGGGTCAGCCAAGTATGGCCCTTCGCGCACGAGATCAAGAAAGGCGACCTCGTCGTGTTGCCGTTGAAGGCGCAACCCTCGGTCGCCATCGGCGAGATCACCGGCGACTACCGCTACGAGCCGAACGGCCCCGCGCCGTTTTACCACTGGCGCGCCGTCAAATGGCTCGGCGATGCCGTGCCGCGCACCCACTTTCGCCAGGACCTCCTGCACAGCTTCGGAGCCTTCATGACCATTTGCCGCATCAAGCGGAACGACGCCGAGGAGCGCATCCAAGCCATGCGCGAGAGCAATTGGGGACCCGATCCGCTGCTCGGCTACGAGGGCGAAGACGCCGAGCAAACCCAGACGGACGAGGTCGTGCCGTTTGCGGATTTGGAGGAACAGGGTCGCGATCAGATCGCCAAGTTGATCGCCGCGCGTTTCAAGGAACACGACTTCACGCGCCTCGTCGATGCGGTGCTGCGTGCTCAGGGTTACACCACGCATGTCAGCCCTGCCGGACCCGATGGCGGAGCGGACATTCTGGCGGGCAACGGCGCGATGGGATTCGGCGGCAACCGTCTCGTCGTCGAGGTGAAATCGGGGGCCACGGCGATCGATCGTCCGACGGTCGACAAATTGATCGGCGCGATCACCAAATTCGGCGCCAACGAAGGGCTGTTCGTATCGCGCTCCGGCTACAAATCCAACGTCCAGCGCGAGCTGGTCACGAGCTTCTTCAAGGTCCGCCTCTGGACGCTGGACGATCTGCTCGCCGCGATCTTCGCCCACTACGACAAACTCGACGAAGACATCCGCGCCGAGCTCCCCTTGAAGCGCGTCTGGACCGTTGCGACGGCAGAGGAAGAGTGA
- a CDS encoding tetratricopeptide repeat protein: MLATLVNAPAAQVRPARDPAVEGPIVEELRRAAPAAAETFVAATAAFDADDYAKAETLYRQVLASQPDFDAALRRLGAAVARLGRRKEGMELLERAVAVRRTMPNLISLARELAYPDHGEATRAERERALELALECRTLPGGDDRDVLATLAQLGFQLDRPAVAKAATETLLQRHPDDFAAHYFAAIVAAIDEHWIRASDEIHRAQELGLDPAAAERFLASGIRSRALGWRVVQVSLWAVVAWVGGLGLLYVVGFLLSRATLRQIEVSDPAVPVNPGELRLRKFYRAVLNVAGIYYYVSLPIVAVLVVGLSGGLVYGFLMLGTIPIKLTIIIVIGAVATVWAMGRSLFLKVNTTDPGRALRREEAPRLWELAESVAHRLQTRPVDEIRLTVGTDLCVYERGTWREKMQNRAQRVLVIGAAVLNDFKQEHFRSVLAHEYGHFANRDTAGGDIALRVQNDMIKFVHAMVRAGQATWLNAAFHFLRFYDFLFRRISHGATRLQEVLADRVAAQAYGAAAFEGGLRHVIRAAVDFEARADLEVTAARVDKRPLRNLYDNSIAAPSLVVERNFADLINRPTTEDDTHPGPNDRFRLVQRVPIPATDPLAGDVWDLFHDRDAVLREMMETVQKNVALSYA; the protein is encoded by the coding sequence GTGCTCGCCACTCTTGTCAACGCCCCCGCCGCCCAGGTCCGCCCCGCCCGCGATCCCGCGGTCGAGGGACCGATCGTCGAGGAACTGCGGCGCGCCGCGCCCGCCGCCGCCGAGACCTTCGTGGCCGCCACCGCAGCCTTCGACGCCGACGACTACGCCAAGGCCGAGACGCTTTACCGCCAGGTGCTCGCGAGTCAGCCTGACTTCGATGCCGCGCTGCGGCGCCTGGGCGCCGCGGTCGCACGCCTCGGCCGGCGCAAGGAAGGCATGGAGCTGCTCGAACGTGCAGTCGCCGTGCGGCGCACGATGCCCAACCTGATCTCGCTCGCCCGCGAGCTCGCCTATCCCGACCACGGCGAGGCCACCCGCGCCGAGCGGGAACGAGCCCTCGAACTCGCCCTCGAGTGCCGCACGCTCCCGGGCGGCGACGACCGCGACGTGCTCGCCACCCTCGCCCAGCTCGGTTTCCAGCTCGACCGCCCTGCGGTGGCGAAGGCCGCGACCGAGACGTTGCTCCAGCGCCACCCTGACGATTTCGCCGCCCACTACTTCGCCGCGATCGTGGCTGCGATCGACGAGCACTGGATCCGCGCCTCGGATGAAATTCACCGCGCCCAGGAACTCGGACTCGACCCGGCAGCGGCGGAACGTTTTCTCGCCTCCGGCATCCGCTCGCGCGCCCTCGGCTGGCGCGTGGTGCAGGTCAGCCTCTGGGCCGTGGTGGCGTGGGTGGGCGGACTCGGTCTGCTTTACGTCGTCGGCTTCCTCCTCTCCCGCGCGACGCTGCGCCAGATCGAGGTCTCCGATCCGGCTGTTCCGGTGAACCCCGGCGAACTGCGCCTGCGGAAGTTCTACCGCGCCGTGCTCAACGTCGCGGGCATCTACTACTACGTCTCGCTCCCGATCGTGGCGGTGCTCGTCGTCGGGCTGTCCGGCGGCCTGGTCTACGGATTCCTGATGCTCGGCACGATACCGATCAAGCTGACGATCATCATCGTCATCGGCGCGGTCGCGACGGTGTGGGCGATGGGCCGCTCGCTCTTCCTGAAGGTGAACACCACCGACCCGGGCCGCGCCCTCCGGCGCGAAGAAGCGCCCCGGCTCTGGGAACTGGCCGAGAGCGTCGCGCACCGGCTGCAGACCCGCCCGGTCGACGAAATCCGGCTCACCGTCGGCACCGACCTTTGCGTCTACGAGCGCGGCACGTGGCGCGAGAAGATGCAGAACCGCGCCCAACGCGTGCTCGTCATCGGCGCGGCCGTGCTGAACGACTTCAAGCAGGAGCATTTCCGCAGCGTCCTCGCGCACGAATACGGCCACTTCGCCAACCGCGACACCGCCGGCGGCGACATCGCCCTGCGGGTGCAGAATGACATGATCAAGTTCGTGCACGCGATGGTCCGCGCCGGCCAGGCGACGTGGCTGAACGCCGCGTTTCACTTCCTGCGCTTCTACGACTTCCTGTTCCGGCGGATCAGCCACGGCGCGACCCGCCTGCAGGAGGTGTTGGCCGACCGCGTCGCGGCGCAGGCCTATGGCGCCGCGGCCTTTGAGGGCGGGCTCCGGCACGTGATCCGCGCCGCCGTCGACTTCGAGGCGCGCGCCGACCTCGAGGTCACCGCCGCGCGGGTGGACAAGCGCCCGCTGCGGAACCTCTACGACAACTCCATCGCGGCGCCGTCGCTCGTGGTGGAGAGAAATTTCGCGGACCTCATCAACCGGCCGACCACCGAGGACGACACGCATCCGGGACCGAACGATCGCTTCCGCCTCGTGCAACGCGTGCCCATCCCCGCCACCGATCCGCTCGCCGGCGACGTCTGGGATCTCTTTCACGACCGCGACGCGGTGCTGCGCGAGATGATGGAGACCGTGCAAAAGAACGTGGCCCTCAGCTACGCCTGA
- a CDS encoding DUF2132 domain-containing protein → MPEFKSHDPLHGVTLEKLLTELVAEFGWAELGRRVPVRCFLFDPSIKSSLTFLRKTPWARAKVEEIYFSWKRGA, encoded by the coding sequence ATGCCTGAATTCAAATCCCACGATCCGCTGCACGGCGTCACGCTCGAGAAATTGCTCACGGAGCTCGTGGCGGAATTCGGCTGGGCTGAGTTGGGGCGGCGCGTGCCGGTGCGGTGTTTCCTTTTCGATCCGAGCATCAAGTCGTCGCTCACCTTCCTGCGCAAAACGCCGTGGGCGCGCGCGAAGGTGGAGGAAATCTACTTCAGCTGGAAGCGCGGCGCGTGA
- a CDS encoding serine hydrolase produces the protein MLCVSALRRLAACFAAVVMLFSASLRAADPATLGFDPARLARLDAMIQREIDAGKLAGAVAIVKRDGQDAVLKAYGYSDVESRLPMRTDAIFRVASMSKAFTTVAALMLYEEGYFLLSDPISKWIPEFSHSVVAVPPPPGSPADVKYVTVPAKRGITIHDLMTHTAGLTYGDFLAKEDYQKARCYGWYLVDHDETIGDFVKRLAKLPLATQPGEGFDYGYGSDVLGYLVEVISGQPLDKFIEERICRPLALKDTGFYLPKEKADRLAVVYGIVNGKLTRMEDSTRTDFIDGPRKLFSGGAGLVSTASDYGRFLQMLLNGGELDGVRLLSPRTVALMHVNHTGDLFKWSTRAFGLGFWVNEDPGKLGENIGQGAFGWGSAYYPEYAVDPKERLVMLLMMQLKPTDGGNLNHRYKPVIYQALK, from the coding sequence ATGCTGTGTGTCTCCGCCCTCCGTCGTCTCGCGGCGTGTTTCGCCGCGGTGGTCATGCTGTTTTCCGCGTCGCTCCGCGCCGCCGATCCCGCCACCCTCGGCTTCGATCCGGCGCGGCTCGCGCGGCTCGATGCGATGATCCAGCGCGAGATCGACGCCGGCAAACTCGCCGGCGCCGTCGCCATCGTGAAGCGCGACGGGCAGGATGCCGTCCTCAAGGCCTACGGCTACAGCGACGTCGAGAGCCGCCTCCCGATGCGCACCGACGCGATTTTCCGCGTCGCCTCGATGAGCAAGGCGTTCACGACCGTCGCCGCGCTCATGCTCTACGAGGAAGGCTATTTCCTGCTCAGCGATCCGATCAGCAAATGGATCCCCGAGTTCTCGCACTCCGTCGTCGCCGTGCCACCGCCGCCCGGTTCGCCGGCCGACGTGAAATACGTCACCGTGCCCGCGAAGCGCGGCATCACGATCCACGACCTGATGACCCACACCGCCGGGCTCACCTACGGCGATTTCCTTGCGAAGGAGGATTACCAAAAGGCCAGGTGCTATGGCTGGTATCTCGTGGACCACGACGAGACGATCGGCGACTTCGTGAAGCGCCTCGCGAAGCTCCCGCTCGCCACGCAGCCCGGCGAAGGCTTCGACTACGGCTACGGCAGCGACGTGCTCGGTTACCTCGTCGAGGTGATTTCCGGCCAGCCGCTGGACAAGTTCATCGAGGAGCGCATTTGCCGTCCGCTCGCGCTCAAGGACACCGGTTTCTATCTGCCCAAGGAAAAAGCCGACCGCCTCGCCGTCGTTTACGGCATCGTGAACGGCAAGCTCACGCGCATGGAGGACTCGACGCGCACCGATTTCATCGACGGCCCGCGCAAGCTCTTCTCCGGCGGCGCCGGCCTCGTCTCGACCGCGAGCGACTACGGCCGCTTTCTCCAGATGCTCCTCAACGGCGGCGAACTCGACGGCGTGCGCCTGCTCAGCCCGCGCACCGTGGCGCTCATGCACGTCAACCACACCGGCGATCTCTTCAAGTGGAGCACGCGCGCCTTCGGCCTCGGCTTCTGGGTCAACGAAGACCCCGGCAAGCTCGGCGAGAACATCGGGCAAGGCGCCTTCGGTTGGGGCAGTGCCTACTATCCCGAATACGCCGTCGATCCGAAGGAGCGCCTCGTGATGCTTCTGATGATGCAGCTCAAGCCCACCGACGGCGGAAACCTCAATCACCGCTACAAGCCCGTCATCTATCAGGCGCTGAAGTGA